One genomic segment of Natrononativus amylolyticus includes these proteins:
- the nadA gene encoding quinolinate synthase NadA, whose translation MVKMETSELETDLSLFKYDHLEQLPPRYRELDEAERTERIETALEELGDDVVILGHNYQRREIVEHADFVGDSYQLSKEAANAEAEYVIFGGVTFMAESADIITDDDQTVILPSMEASCPMAGMAEALQVDAAWAEITAAAPDAEIIPITYMNSYADLKAFCAEQGGLVCTSSNAHRAFEWAFERGDKVLFLPDKHLGENTAHRLGMDDRIATWDPWDPDGKDPEAVAESDIILWDGYCQVHERFRVDHVKAVREENPDAKVIVHPECRREVVEAADRAGSTADICRTVEEAAPGETWAIGTEIHLTEHLARWHPEVNVLPLCGDACMDCNAMRQIDPNYLTWVLEELAAGRERNVIEVAPGEKELAKVALERMLEV comes from the coding sequence ATGGTCAAGATGGAAACTTCGGAGCTGGAAACCGATCTGAGTCTGTTCAAGTACGACCACCTCGAGCAGTTACCACCGAGGTATCGGGAACTCGATGAAGCCGAGCGAACGGAACGCATCGAGACCGCGCTCGAGGAACTGGGCGACGACGTGGTGATCCTGGGTCACAACTACCAGCGTCGGGAAATCGTCGAGCACGCGGATTTCGTCGGTGACTCCTACCAGCTCTCGAAAGAGGCTGCGAACGCCGAGGCCGAGTACGTGATCTTCGGCGGCGTGACGTTCATGGCCGAGTCCGCGGACATCATCACGGACGACGACCAGACCGTGATCCTCCCGAGTATGGAGGCGTCGTGTCCGATGGCGGGGATGGCCGAGGCCTTACAGGTCGACGCCGCCTGGGCGGAGATCACCGCGGCCGCACCCGATGCCGAGATCATCCCGATCACGTACATGAACTCCTACGCCGACCTGAAGGCGTTCTGCGCCGAACAGGGCGGGCTGGTCTGTACCTCCTCGAACGCCCACCGCGCCTTCGAGTGGGCGTTCGAGCGCGGCGACAAAGTGCTCTTTTTGCCCGACAAACACCTCGGCGAGAACACCGCCCACCGGCTGGGAATGGACGACCGGATCGCGACGTGGGACCCGTGGGATCCCGACGGGAAGGATCCCGAGGCAGTCGCCGAGAGCGACATCATCCTCTGGGACGGCTACTGCCAGGTCCACGAGCGGTTCCGGGTCGACCACGTCAAGGCGGTTCGCGAGGAGAATCCGGACGCGAAGGTGATCGTCCACCCAGAGTGTCGCCGCGAGGTCGTCGAAGCCGCCGACAGGGCGGGCTCGACCGCCGACATCTGCCGGACGGTAGAGGAGGCAGCCCCCGGCGAGACCTGGGCGATCGGCACCGAGATCCACCTCACCGAGCACCTCGCGCGCTGGCACCCCGAGGTGAACGTGCTTCCCCTCTGTGGGGACGCCTGCATGGACTGTAACGCGATGCGCCAGATCGACCCGAACTACCTCACCTGGGTGCTCGAGGAACTCGCCGCCGGCCGCGAGCGCAACGTCATCGAGGTCGCCCCCGGCGAGAAGGAACTCGCGAAAGTCGCCCTCGAGCGGATGCTGGAGGTCTGA